The DNA region GTGGAGTCCCTCCAACAAGAATTTTTTTCAAAGAAATTTCTAAAGAAATCCTTAAGAACATATCAGCATGTAAAGCATTTAATGTAGTGGTAAATGGAGTTGCTTCAGCCCCTCCATAAATCGTCTGTAGTATAGGAGTCTCAACTTCCAAGAAACCTTGATTATCCATGTACTGACGAATCAACTTAAGGATACGACTTCTCTGTAAAAAGGTCTTTCGGACATCATGCGAGGAAATCAAGTCTAACCAACGCTTACGATAGCGTATTTCCTTGTCGCTTAATCCAGAGTGTTTATCAGGTAAAGAAAGTAACGATTTACACAAAAGAGTCACGACTTCTACCAGAACCGTCAGCTCACCAGAATGTGTAAAAAACAAATATCCCTCTATTCCAAGGATGTCTCCCAAATCTAATTTTTTCTCAATAAACTTGATAGGCGTGATATCAGCATCCTTAGATAGACCCGATACGGAAGAAAAATCACGATTGAACATCACTTGGATTTTCTGGTCATTATCAAGAATTTGTCCGAAGGCGTTTTTCCCCATCGAGCGGAACAGCAACAATCTACCTGCTATTTTCACTTTAGGTGTTTTACGTTGAGTAGCATCTTCACTATTACCCAAAGGCTGAGAAAGATAAGAGCTCTTGACATCTGCTATACTGGTGACACCCGGGAATTCGTAGGGATAGGGAGGGACATTAAGATCAGAGATTTCTTTAAGTTTACAACTTCTTTGAAGAAAATCCTCATTCTGTAAATATTCGGCATCCCCTGACATCATCCCCTCAATACATAACTAATGGTTTACAATTATAAGAGAAGCGATAGATAACACAAGTACTGACATTATCCATCGCTAATGCGAGATGAGATTTTCTCAAAAACTACAAAAAAGAGAAATGATTTCTTGCCTAGGCCTAGATCTTTCAGGAAAAAATATGCTTTTACAAGGTCTAGAAGAACTCTACTAATCCTTCATATTAAGTGAAGTCTTTACTTTTTCAACATAATTGATGCCACCGCCGTACTCAAATCCCATCCTAGCCAATTCTTTCCCTGAACTATTGATAAATACCAAAGTTGGGAAACCACTCACACCATATTTTGATTTCAACCTTTGATTTTGCTCTTTAATCTCCTGAGGTAGATTATTTGGCTGTGGGAAATCTATGTCTACTAAGTGTAAATTTGCATTGGCAAACTTTACGAAAGTAGGATCTGATAGGATCTGCTCGTGCATTTTCATACACCATATGCACCAATTAGATCCTGTAAAGAATAAACCAATGGGTTTACCATCATCCTTTGCCTTATTCACAGCAGCTGTGTAGGATTCCCAATTTATTGATAATGCCTGTGCGCTGCTGATAACCTGCGGTGCTACTTCGCTTCGATGCATACGCTTTTTTGCTGCACAGCAAGGTAAAGTACACAATAAACATAAGGTTAATATACTTCCCTGTAACCAACGTGTCATGCTGAACCTCAAAAAACACTAGATAAAATTTTTCCAATTACAAACGTGTATTATCTTATTTTTTATAAAACGCAAAGATAATCTTTATGAATAAGAAGATAGATGAATAAATTACAGGCACCTACTATAGTGGGTGCTTAGGTATATCTGTCACAAATGTATATACTACAATGAAGGAAATAGATTCACAGCTAGCTGATCTTTGCCTAGAGATTATTAGTCGATATAGTAACCAGTACTATCCGAATTTAGCTCAACTTACTTCTATACACTTTTTAAAGCAGCAGAATGTCGATGTTAAAAAAAATGTGCCCCAAACATGCACAAACGAAACGTCCAAACCATCTGAGAATACTCCCTTATTTTTTAGCCCTACGTCTCTCCACCCGACAACTACTTTGCCCCAGATAGACTCCCCCCCCCCTCAAAGAAAAAAATCTTCTTGGGATCTTGTGCCCATGCATCCCGATGAATCGCTTCAAGAAATTCTTAAAATACATTACACCTGTTTGAAGCAATACGTTATACCAGACAAAGTGAATGTCCCTTGTCGAATTTTTGCTCAAGAAGATGAAGAAGAAGAAATCCTGTTCTGTAATCGTTTAGCAAAAGTTCTAACACGACAGCTTTTCCCAACACGACTGTCTTTGTTTTCTAAACCTGAGAGTGTATTTAAAAATATAAATGATTCTTCTTTATTTTTAATTCCTATAATAGCAGCAAATTACAAATTTGTTAATGCGCAATACCACAATACTTTTATTGAACATGGGAAAATTTGGCTTCCAATGTACTCTTGTGCATACTACGAGAATGATATACAATTAAAACGAGATTTATGGGCCATTCTGAGCAACCAACCTTTCGCCTATACGCAGAAGTAATTGTCAGCTCTAATATTAGCAAAACGTTAGACTACGGAGTACCGGAAGAACTCGAATATATCACTCAAGGAACCGGGGTACGTGTTCCCTTACGGGGAGCTCAAAAATATGGTATAGTTAAGCAAATTAAAAATTCCTCTTCTTGTACACAGGTTTTGCCGATTTTAAGTGTTATTGATTCAGGAATTGTTATACCAAAAGAGCTATTAAATCTTGTTCTATGGATGAGCCAGTATTATTTTTGCCCTTTGGGGAAAACATTACGCCTTGTCCTTCCAAGTATTTCCTCCGGGATTATCCAACCTAGACAAATACAAAAAGTAGTATTGAAGTTAAACAAAACAAAAACACGTAAGCTAATAAATGATTTAGAGAAACGCAACCCCGCCCAAGCTAAAGTATTAGAGTTCTTATTGTCACGGGAGAGTCCACCTACAACGACCACTTTGCTTGAACAAGTGAAGGTATCTCAATCTCCAATATATTCACTACAAAAACTTGGGATTCTAGAACTTGTAAATTCTTCTAATTTAGAAACTCAAGAAGAATGTTTAGATTTTTTCCGTCCAGATTCATATGAACTAACCTCTTATCAAGAACTAGCCATAAATAAAATTTGCTTTTCCTTGTCTTCTGGTAAATTTCAAACACATCTACTTTTCGGGGTAACAGGAAGCGGGAAAACAGAAGTCTACTTTCAAGCTATTCGTAAGGCCAGAGAATTAGGTAAAAGCGTAATCTTCCTTGTCCCAGAGATTGCTCTCACGATACAAACTATTACTCTATTCCAAGCGCATTTTGGGAAAGAAGTTGGAATTCTTCACCACAAGCTTAATGAAAGTACTAGGAATCAAACGTGGAGAGACGCATCTAGTGGTCGCCTTCACATTATTATAGGCCCACGATCTGCCCTATTCTGTCCACTGAAAAACCTTGGGTTAATCATAGTGGATGAAGAACACGATACTGCCTATAAACAAAGTGATCTTAATCCTTGCTACCACGCACGCGATGTCGCAGTTATGAGAGGGAAATTAGCTAATGCAACTGTAATTTTAGGTAGTGCTACTCCTAGTATAGAAAGCTATACAAACGCATTATCTAAGAAATATAACCTGTTAGAGCTGCCTAAAAAAGCCGTTGCTACCTGTCCTCCTCAAGTAACATTGATAGATATGAATGTAGAGAGAGAAAAAACAAAAACCAAAACTCTATTTTCTCAGCAAGTTCTTAAAGGTATCGTAGAACGAGTAGAACGAGGAGAACAAACTTTAATTTTTTTTAATCGTCGTGGGTATCATACTAATATTACCTGTCTGTCTTGCCACCACACATTGAAATGTTCACGATGCGACATAGTATTGACATACCACAAGGATGATAACATCCTACTCTGCCATTTATGTAATTTCTCCTACAAAGATATACAAACTACATGCCCTGAATGTCGTGGGAACCTCACACTGCAATATCGAGGCACGGGCACTGAAAAAATTGAGAAATGTTTACAAACTATTTTGCCTAAGATTCGTACAATACGCATAGATTCGGATACTACAAAATCTCGTGGTAGTCATGAGGTCCTACTAAAACAATTTGCAACAGGCAAAGCCGATGTTCTAATTGGCACACAAATGATTGCTAAGGGGATGCATTTCCCTAATGTCACCTTAGCAATTATCCTGAATAGTGATTCTGGACTATATATTCCTGATTTTCGAGCCTCAGAACATGTATTTCAACTTATTACCCAAGTTATGGGTCGCTCTGGAAGAAGCTATCTTCCAGGGGAAATTTTCATTCAATCTTTTCTCCCTTCTAATAAAACTATCACCTGTGCTCTAGAACAAAACTATTCCAAATTTTATGAGCAAGAGATACCCGGGCGCAAAGTATGCTGTTACCCACCATTCGTACGACTAGTACGCTGTATTTTCATCGGGAGATGCGCAAAACTAACCCTAAAAGAAACTCAACGTATACACGAAACTTTAAAAAACACTCTTCGTGAACAAGGAAAATTGCTCCCTGTTTCTCCTTGTGGTCATTTCAAAGTAAAGGACACTTTTCGCTATCAGTTTCTTATTAAAAGCAAACACATCCTCTCCGTAAACCGTGCACTTCACGAAGCACTACTTTCTATAAAACTTTCATCAAAAGTAAAGTTTGTGATTGATGTCGATCCTGTCACTACATTTTTCTAAAATATCCATGAGAATATCAATTTCTCGTATTGTATTATAAGCATGCAAATTGACACGTAAAAGAGGCGAACTTATAAAATTAATTTGTCCTACATAAATTTGAGACTGACGTAATGTCTCAGCTATGTATTGTATATCACCCTTAACTGTTATGGGTTGTACGCATCCTAAAGATGCTGAAGGATAACGATTAGAAAAATGTCTTTGCAAAACACTCAACCGATAACGAGCCTGCTCGCCTTCTTTAGGTAAAAGATTGTAGGCAGCATCTATTGTTAACAAGATATAAGGAGGTAGGGCTGTAGAATATCGCAATGGAGGAGAGGTACTTAATAATTCTTTTCTCACTGTATCTGACGATAAAATTGCAGCACCAATGGAACCCATTGCTTTGCTGTATGTTACAAGAACCGCATAGAAATTGTCATATCCAAATTCAGAACATATTCCTTTTCCCTGATCACCAAAAATCCCCATAGCATGGGCTTCATCAACAATTAAATGTGCATGATATTTTTTTGCTAATATCAATAGCTCAGCAATAGGAGCTTGCGTTCCTAAAAAAGAATAAATAGAGCAGACAAAAATAAAAATACGCCCCGAAGATATAGAGCGGTAATGAGATAAAAGAGATTCCAAATGATTAACATCATTATGACGGAATGACTGGTGCCTGCCAGATATTACCGGCAATCCCTTTACCAAAGATATATGAACAGACTCGTCCCACAGCAACACATCAGTTTCTCGAGAAATATGATAACAAAATCCTAGATTTGCCATATAACCGTTGTGAGCTAGGAAAGCTGAAGGACACCCGTGATAACGAGCTATCTTATTCTCTAGAGACTCTAGAAGTTCGGATGAACCTAGTACTGATCTAGAGCCTCCAAATCCTGATTGGGTATGTGGAGCTTTCTGACAATAAGCAAGATAATTGTTCACAACTACATTTGAGAGAGCGTCAGAACGACAAAAACCTAAAAAATCATTAGTAATAAAATCTATTGGATTCGGATTAGCCAAAAAATCCCCCGAGATATCAAACAAAGTAGATTCAAATACTTATAGGGAGTTTAATCTTTTCCACCAAATAGAGAAAGGGCTAGGACATTTAACTTACCATAATCCGGCTTACCAGTTCCTAACATAGGGATAGACTCTAACTGGTATTGATAGGATATTTTCATTATGCTACTTGTTTTTGACTCTTTAAGAATATCATTAGCTTCAGAAATGTTTGTTGCAAACGTAGTAAATAGGCATAACCTAACTTTATCTCCAGAAATAGGGGAAACTATGAGATTTGGATGATCATCAGGATACAATTTAGAAAAGCCATTTATTAAAATACTCTCTAAAGCCTCTAGACTAACCATTTCTCCGCCTATTTTAACAAATCTACTCAATCTGCCTTTTAGGAATAATTCACCCTTGTGATTAAGGTAGCCTAAGTCTCCTGTAACATACCAGAGATCTCCTCCTAAATTAATAAAACCACGATGCTGAGTGTCGCCTAAATAACCATGAAACAGCGATGTACCACGAACTACGACTAATCCTACTTCTCCAGAAGATACAGGAACATTTGTTTCCTCTGAAATAATCAATACGTCCATTCCCTCTATGGGAATGCCGACACACGCTTCACTATTTGTACTATCTGGAGTAGTCACCGAAATTACCGGTGAACACTCTGTTGTCCCGTATCCCTGATACAATAAAGTATGAGGAAGCATTGATAAAGCTTCCTTATGCAAAGATTCCTTGAATACGTCTCCCCCAATCACAACAAAACGTAAAGACTGTAATTTCGCTTCTAACTTTTTTGCTGTTTTTAAAATGTAGTCAAAAAATACTGGAGTACTTCCCAAAAAGGTAACTTGGGTCTCTTCCATCAATTCGACTATCTTTTTAGGATATAAAGGATTATAAGCAAAAACAACGGGTAATCCGGTTAGTAGAGGGAAAAGGGCACAACAATTGAATCCATAAGCATGAAATGGTGGTAAAAAAGACATCATAACATCAGTAGATGTTGGATCAAAAAACTTTAAACATGCTTTTTGGTTAGCAATTAAATTGGCATTAGTTAAAGGAACTCCCTTAGGCAATTTTTCAGTACCCGAAGTAAATAAAATCACAGCAATATCATCCGGAGATTTTCCTGATACCTTGAATAACTTTAATAACCATCGATGAGGCAAAGAAAAGAAACAAGCTGTCCTCAACTTATCCCACAAAGACATCTGATTGCGGACATCTTCCATATAAATAAATTCAAAGGGATAGATAGCGTCTTCGCCGTGTACCTGATGAAGATGCTGCACTAATTTCCTGGACGTTAGTACATGATTTACTTCGGATAATTGTGATGAAGCTTCGATCTCTCTCAAACCTTGGCTCCAATTGATCATCACTGGGATCTTATTTGCCAGTAGCACCGCAAAATAAGCTATATATGCTCCGATTGAAGAAGGCATCATAATGCCAATGTGTTGGTCAGGATATGTAGCAATCTTCAATGATAAAGCAATGACAGCTTTTTTCACTTGAGCATAGGAAAATTTACCCACCTGTTCGTCATAACAAGCAGATTCTACACCCATTTCGGAACATAGAATAAAAAAACTTTCTAATATTGTGTTTGACACACGTAATCGTATTTTTCGATGTTCAGAAGTATTCCAAAACTGATGCATGTTATCCTTCCTAAGCTATGCATAAGGGACTTCTACAGGTAAGTTTTCATCGCATTGATTAAACCAAGAAGTAAGAAATGCGTTTAGGTCTTGTTTTTTAGAAAATTTCTTCAAAAAAGCATTATCGATTTGTTGGATTCTTATTAATACACTTCGCTTAGGCATGAAAAATAATCCGCGACAAAGCAAAGCTTTTAAACTTTCTTTAAATACCGATCCTAATTTTGGAGTAGTTCCAGTTTTATAACGTGAAAAAGAACTTCCCCAAAGTCCGGAAATTCTCACCAAAAATACATTGCACTCCTTAGCTCTGTGCAATAACACATACGCAGAATACTGATTAACTATTTCTTCTTTACCATTCCTTGACAATCTGCCAGAGGGATATAGGAGTAAACTTTCTCCGGCATTCAAAGCATCAGTAGCTTGTGTATAGAAATGTTCCATTTGAGCAATTATGCTTTTACATTCTTTCCCAGGAGTAACTCTAGGGACAGGGATTGCTCGAACAGAATTCAGCAACCAGCGTACAAAAGGACTATGGAATAGATAATCAATGGCTAAAGGACGCACACGAAATCTTGGCCAAAAAAGATATTCCAAAATGACAGGATCAATTTCTGCGACATGATTTGACAAAAATAAAGATCCAAGATTTGCGTTCGGACGCAAAGACTCTAGACCTTCGAGTTTTATGTTGTACCGCAACTTTAATGCAGATCCCACTAAAAACGCATAGATCGTTTCATAAACAATACGCCACGCCTTAATCAGCATATAAGCCCTTTCTTTATGCTACCAATATCACCATAGATCTTCTCTCAAGTTTAACATAATCCTTGCTTTTGATAATATGATTTGCGTTGCCAAATGGGAAGCTCTCGGGTTTGGTTTTTACTTGAACTCTTTTCTTTATATCCTTAAAACTCAACCCCATGTGTTTTGATTTGTTCGGAGCTTATATTTTCTTCATTTAGAAATTTTTTCCCAATTAGTTGTCACCTACCCTTCCTAACTGTGTGGGTTTCTGGCTTCTATAGACTAGCTTCATTTTCCCATTTGTATGTGCGAGAAAGATCATGGTCGCGCAGTGATCTCCTAAGGATTCTAAATATACTCGAAGGAAAGAAATTCTATGCCCTCCCGATTACTAGATTATCAGAAAGCTGTAGAAGTTATAGTAGAGGAGGTAATGAATGAATTGATGCTTTATCGCAATACTTTTCCTCTAGTCCCCTGCTGGAATAAACCAGATCTATCGTGTGTCACTCCAGCAGATTATGCTATCCAATTTTTTTTAAGAAAAAAACTAACACTTTCTTTCCCTCATATTTCTTTTGTTGGAGAAGAAGTCTTATATCCTCAAGAAGATCAGTATAAAATTCCAAGAATTTTAGAATTCATTCATAGACTATCTCCTGAAGTCACTGAAGCTGAACTATTTTATGTCTTAAGGCCTTGTGAACGTGATGCTGAACTATTTTGGCTAGTTGATCCTATTGATGGGACATCAGGATTCATTAAGAATAGATCCTTCGCAATAGCGGTTGCATTAATGTATAACGCGCAACCAGTACTATCTGTAGTCGGTTGTCCTTATACTAGAGAGACATTCAAAATATATTCAGCATCCAAAGGTTCTGGGTTGTTTGCATTCGGATCAGGAATTGGAGCAAAGAAAGCTATCCGCTCTGGATTGACCCCTACAGGAAAATTTTGTGAGGCTTCTCTAGCTGCAAGAAATCAACAACACAACGCAACACGACAACTCAGTCTTTCTCTTCCTAGTCAGCCGCAAGCTCACCGAGTTGATAGTCAATACAAATACGCTATGGTTGCGGAAGGAGCTGCGGATTTTTTTATCCGTTATCCTTTTATCATTTCCGATGCCCGTATTTGGGATCACGCCCCTGGAGCATTTTTAGTAGAAGAAGCGGGGGGTAGAGTCTCTGACTTATTGGGCAATCCCTTAAGTTATGACATAGATAACATGATTTTAAATAACCATCCGGTCATCTTAGCATCTGGGAACTCTCACATTCATGAGACTACCCTGGAAGCTTTAC from Chlamydia ibidis 10-1398/6 includes:
- the dsbH gene encoding disulfide reductase DsbH, with amino-acid sequence MTRWLQGSILTLCLLCTLPCCAAKKRMHRSEVAPQVISSAQALSINWESYTAAVNKAKDDGKPIGLFFTGSNWCIWCMKMHEQILSDPTFVKFANANLHLVDIDFPQPNNLPQEIKEQNQRLKSKYGVSGFPTLVFINSSGKELARMGFEYGGGINYVEKVKTSLNMKD
- the priA gene encoding replication restart helicase PriA gives rise to the protein MGHSEQPTFRLYAEVIVSSNISKTLDYGVPEELEYITQGTGVRVPLRGAQKYGIVKQIKNSSSCTQVLPILSVIDSGIVIPKELLNLVLWMSQYYFCPLGKTLRLVLPSISSGIIQPRQIQKVVLKLNKTKTRKLINDLEKRNPAQAKVLEFLLSRESPPTTTTLLEQVKVSQSPIYSLQKLGILELVNSSNLETQEECLDFFRPDSYELTSYQELAINKICFSLSSGKFQTHLLFGVTGSGKTEVYFQAIRKARELGKSVIFLVPEIALTIQTITLFQAHFGKEVGILHHKLNESTRNQTWRDASSGRLHIIIGPRSALFCPLKNLGLIIVDEEHDTAYKQSDLNPCYHARDVAVMRGKLANATVILGSATPSIESYTNALSKKYNLLELPKKAVATCPPQVTLIDMNVEREKTKTKTLFSQQVLKGIVERVERGEQTLIFFNRRGYHTNITCLSCHHTLKCSRCDIVLTYHKDDNILLCHLCNFSYKDIQTTCPECRGNLTLQYRGTGTEKIEKCLQTILPKIRTIRIDSDTTKSRGSHEVLLKQFATGKADVLIGTQMIAKGMHFPNVTLAIILNSDSGLYIPDFRASEHVFQLITQVMGRSGRSYLPGEIFIQSFLPSNKTITCALEQNYSKFYEQEIPGRKVCCYPPFVRLVRCIFIGRCAKLTLKETQRIHETLKNTLREQGKLLPVSPCGHFKVKDTFRYQFLIKSKHILSVNRALHEALLSIKLSSKVKFVIDVDPVTTFF
- a CDS encoding aminotransferase class I/II-fold pyridoxal phosphate-dependent enzyme, with the translated sequence MANPNPIDFITNDFLGFCRSDALSNVVVNNYLAYCQKAPHTQSGFGGSRSVLGSSELLESLENKIARYHGCPSAFLAHNGYMANLGFCYHISRETDVLLWDESVHISLVKGLPVISGRHQSFRHNDVNHLESLLSHYRSISSGRIFIFVCSIYSFLGTQAPIAELLILAKKYHAHLIVDEAHAMGIFGDQGKGICSEFGYDNFYAVLVTYSKAMGSIGAAILSSDTVRKELLSTSPPLRYSTALPPYILLTIDAAYNLLPKEGEQARYRLSVLQRHFSNRYPSASLGCVQPITVKGDIQYIAETLRQSQIYVGQINFISSPLLRVNLHAYNTIREIDILMDILEKCSDRIDINHKLYF
- a CDS encoding AMP-binding protein — its product is MHQFWNTSEHRKIRLRVSNTILESFFILCSEMGVESACYDEQVGKFSYAQVKKAVIALSLKIATYPDQHIGIMMPSSIGAYIAYFAVLLANKIPVMINWSQGLREIEASSQLSEVNHVLTSRKLVQHLHQVHGEDAIYPFEFIYMEDVRNQMSLWDKLRTACFFSLPHRWLLKLFKVSGKSPDDIAVILFTSGTEKLPKGVPLTNANLIANQKACLKFFDPTSTDVMMSFLPPFHAYGFNCCALFPLLTGLPVVFAYNPLYPKKIVELMEETQVTFLGSTPVFFDYILKTAKKLEAKLQSLRFVVIGGDVFKESLHKEALSMLPHTLLYQGYGTTECSPVISVTTPDSTNSEACVGIPIEGMDVLIISEETNVPVSSGEVGLVVVRGTSLFHGYLGDTQHRGFINLGGDLWYVTGDLGYLNHKGELFLKGRLSRFVKIGGEMVSLEALESILINGFSKLYPDDHPNLIVSPISGDKVRLCLFTTFATNISEANDILKESKTSSIMKISYQYQLESIPMLGTGKPDYGKLNVLALSLFGGKD
- a CDS encoding lysophospholipid acyltransferase family protein codes for the protein MLIKAWRIVYETIYAFLVGSALKLRYNIKLEGLESLRPNANLGSLFLSNHVAEIDPVILEYLFWPRFRVRPLAIDYLFHSPFVRWLLNSVRAIPVPRVTPGKECKSIIAQMEHFYTQATDALNAGESLLLYPSGRLSRNGKEEIVNQYSAYVLLHRAKECNVFLVRISGLWGSSFSRYKTGTTPKLGSVFKESLKALLCRGLFFMPKRSVLIRIQQIDNAFLKKFSKKQDLNAFLTSWFNQCDENLPVEVPYA
- a CDS encoding inositol monophosphatase family protein, with the translated sequence MPSRLLDYQKAVEVIVEEVMNELMLYRNTFPLVPCWNKPDLSCVTPADYAIQFFLRKKLTLSFPHISFVGEEVLYPQEDQYKIPRILEFIHRLSPEVTEAELFYVLRPCERDAELFWLVDPIDGTSGFIKNRSFAIAVALMYNAQPVLSVVGCPYTRETFKIYSASKGSGLFAFGSGIGAKKAIRSGLTPTGKFCEASLAARNQQHNATRQLSLSLPSQPQAHRVDSQYKYAMVAEGAADFFIRYPFIISDARIWDHAPGAFLVEEAGGRVSDLLGNPLSYDIDNMILNNHPVILASGNSHIHETTLEALRKHFSLNTLDFETLPKKHRKMAELNHSKI